One window from the genome of Solea solea chromosome 2, fSolSol10.1, whole genome shotgun sequence encodes:
- the arhgef7a gene encoding rho guanine nucleotide exchange factor 7a isoform X1, whose product MNSAEQTVTWLITLGVLESPKKTISDPEAFLQSSLKDGVVLCRLLERLSPGSTEKIYQEPKNDGECLSNIKEFLKGCTSFRVEPFEASDLLLGLNFSKVLSSLVTLNKVTADIGVGSDSVCARHSSAHRIKSFESLSSQASLGRSSKLLQNQFRSLDMSENSGQQLLVRARFNFQQTNEDELTFDKGDLIGVSRQEDGGWWEGTLNGKTGWFPSNYVREVKGSDKQVSPKSATLKSPPKGFDTSAISKTYYNLVLQNILETETEYSKDLQSLLTNYLRPLQCIDKLSFSDVALILGNLEEISTFQQMLVQSLEECTKLPESQQRVGSFFLNLMPQMKALYVSYCSNHPCAVNVLTQHSEVLGEFMEGRGAVTPGILTLTTGLSKPFMRIDKYPNLLKELERHMEESSPDRPDIQKCMASFKNLSAQCQEVRKRKELELQILTETIRLWEGDDIKTLGSVLYMSQVLVQSPGSEEKNERYLMLFPHVLLMLSASPRMSGFIFQGKLPLTSMTVNKLDDCEAHKNAFELNGPLFDRLHVACNNQQDLHDWVEHLTRQIKHTTATAPSHKPLTVPCHTLPSHPLTPSRHAESRAMTVAPTYHTLPHPSSHGTSLSTMMWGPLEPPNTPKPWSLSCLRPAPPLRPSAALCYKEDLSKSPKSVKKLLPKRKPERKQSEEEFALRKSTAALEEDAQILKVIEAYCTSAKTRQTLNSRPLTETGLHMIIPGMEKVLVEDPNRNGQSAVEEKSLVDVVYALRDEVQEIKQDNKKVKRSLEEEHRARKDLEKVVRRVLKSMNDPTWDETNL is encoded by the exons ATGAATTCGGCGGAACAGACGGTTACATGGCTGATCACGCTCGGGGTGTTGGAGTCGCCAAAGAAGACCATCTCGGATCCTGAAGCGTTTCTGCAGAGCTCGCTCAAGGATGGCGTGGTGCTGTGCAGGCTGCTGGAGCGGCTCAGTCCGGGCTCCACGGAGAAA ATTTACCAAGAACCAAAGAACGACGGCGAGTGCTTGAGCAACATAAAGGAGTTTCTCAAAGGCTGCACATCGTTCCGCGTCGAG CCATTCGAGGCCAGTGACCTGCTGCTGGGACTCAACTTCTCAAAGGTGCTGAGCAGTCTGGTTACGCTGAACAAAGTGACTGCAG ATATCGGCGTGGGCAGCGATTCGGTGTGTGCCCGACACTCTTCAGCCCACCGCATCAAGTCGTTTGAGTCACTGTCTTCTCAGGCTTCACTGGGCCGATCCTCCAAGCTGCTGCAGAACCAGTTCCGCAGTCTG GACATGTCAGAAAACAGtggacagcagctgctggtgagGGCACGTTTCAACTTCCAGCAGACCAACGAGGATGAGCTCACCTTTGACAAGGGGGACCTGATCGGTGTGTCTCGTCAGGAGGATGGCGGCTGGTGGGAGGGGACGCTCAATGGCAAGACCGGGTGGTTTCCTAGCAACTATGTCCGTGAGGTCAAAGGCTCTG ACAAGCAAGTGTCTCCCAAGTCTGCTACTCTCAAGAGTCCACCGAAAGGCTTCGACACGTCTGCGATCAGCAAGACGTACTACAACTTG GTGTTGCAAAACATtttagaaacagagacagaatattCCAAGGACCTTCAGAGCCTCCTGACAAACTACCTGCGACCTCTTCAGTGCATTGACAA ACTGAGCTTCTCGGATGTGGCTCTCATTCTGGGAAACCTGGAGGAGATCAGCACCTTCCAGCAGATGCTTGTCCAATCACTGGAGGAGTGCACCAA GCTTCCAGAAAGCCAGCAGAGGGTCGGGAGCTTCTTCCTCAACCTCATGCCACAGATGAAAGCTCTGTATGTCAGTTACTGCTCCAACCACCCATGTGCAGTAAATGTGCTCACCCAGCACAG TGAGGTGTTGGGGGAGTTCATGGAGGGGAGAGGTGCAGTCACTCCAGGGATCCTCACTCTGACCACAGGCCTCAGTAAACCCTTCATGAGAATTGACAAATACCCCAACTTACTCAAAGAACTGGAGAGGCACATGGAG gAGTCTTCTCCCGACAGGCCAGACATTCAGAAGTGCATGGCGTCTTTCAAGAATCTCTCT GCTCAGTGCCAGGAGGTGCGGAAGCGCaaggagctggagctgcagaTTCTCACTGAGACCATCCGGCTGTGGGAGGGGGATGACATCAAGACCCTGGGCTCTGTGCTCTACATGAGTCAGGTCTTAGTCCAAAGTCCTGGCTCTGAG GAGAAGAATGAGCGTTACCTCATGCTCTTCCCTCATGTGCTCCTCATGTTGTCTGCCAGCCCCAGGATGAGTGGCTTCATattccag GGAAAACTGCCTCTGACCAGTATGACCGTGAACAAACTAGATGACTGTGAAGCCCACAAAAATGCTTTTGAGCTCAATG GCCCCCTGTTTGACCGTCTCCATGTGGCGTGCAACAACCAGCAGGACCTGCATGACTGGGTGGAACACCTGACCAGACAGATCAAACACACCACAGCTACAGCACCCAGCCACAAACCCCTCACTGTTCCCTGCCACACG CTCCCATCTCACCCCCTAACTCCATCCCGTCATGCCGAGAGCAGGGCCATGACCGTGGCCCCCACCTACCACACCTTGCCTCACCCCTCCTCCCATGGAACATCCCTCAGCACCATGATGTGGGGTCCACTGGAACCACCCAACACCCCAAAACCCTGGAGCCTAAGCTGCTTACGACCCGCACCCCCACTACGGCCCTCTGCCGCCCTCTGCTATAAGGAG GATCTTAGTAAAAGTCCTAAGAGTGTGAAGAAACTCCTTCCCAAACGAAAGCCTGAGAGAAAACAGTCGGAGGAGGAATTTGCTTTGAGGAAGA GTACAGCTGCTCTGGAAGAAGATGCCCAGATTCTCAAAGTCATTGAGGCGTACTGCACCAGTGCCAAAACCAGGCAGACTCTGAACTCCa GACCGTTAACGGAAACGGGACTTCACATGATCATCCCTGGTATGGAGAAAGTGCTTGTGGAGGATCCCAATCGTAATGGACAAAGTGCAGTGGAAGAGAA GAGCCTTGTGGATGTGGTGTATGCCCTGAGAGACGAGGTTCAGGAGATAAAACAG GACAACAAGAAGGTGAAGAGATCACTGGAGGAGGAGCACAGAGCACGGAAGGATCTAGAAAAGGTTGTGCGGAGGGTTTTAAAGAGCATGAATGACCCAACATGGGATGAGACCAACCTGTGA
- the arhgef7a gene encoding rho guanine nucleotide exchange factor 7a isoform X2, producing MNSAEQTVTWLITLGVLESPKKTISDPEAFLQSSLKDGVVLCRLLERLSPGSTEKIYQEPKNDGECLSNIKEFLKGCTSFRVEPFEASDLLLGLNFSKVLSSLVTLNKVTADIGVGSDSVCARHSSAHRIKSFESLSSQASLGRSSKLLQNQFRSLDMSENSGQQLLVRARFNFQQTNEDELTFDKGDLIGVSRQEDGGWWEGTLNGKTGWFPSNYVREVKGSDKQVSPKSATLKSPPKGFDTSAISKTYYNLVLQNILETETEYSKDLQSLLTNYLRPLQCIDKLSFSDVALILGNLEEISTFQQMLVQSLEECTKLPESQQRVGSFFLNLMPQMKALYVSYCSNHPCAVNVLTQHSEVLGEFMEGRGAVTPGILTLTTGLSKPFMRIDKYPNLLKELERHMEESSPDRPDIQKCMASFKNLSAQCQEVRKRKELELQILTETIRLWEGDDIKTLGSVLYMSQVLVQSPGSEEKNERYLMLFPHVLLMLSASPRMSGFIFQGKLPLTSMTVNKLDDCEAHKNAFELNGPLFDRLHVACNNQQDLHDWVEHLTRQIKHTTATAPSHKPLTVPCHTLPSHPLTPSRHAESRAMTVAPTYHTLPHPSSHGTSLSTMMWGPLEPPNTPKPWSLSCLRPAPPLRPSAALCYKEDLSKSPKSVKKLLPKRKPERKQSEEEFALRKSTAALEEDAQILKVIEAYCTSAKTRQTLNSTWQGTDLMHNHVLADADRSCADSSGRRSSVSRPELSSDLSEDSDYDSIWTTHSYRMGSVPRKSCISHQN from the exons ATGAATTCGGCGGAACAGACGGTTACATGGCTGATCACGCTCGGGGTGTTGGAGTCGCCAAAGAAGACCATCTCGGATCCTGAAGCGTTTCTGCAGAGCTCGCTCAAGGATGGCGTGGTGCTGTGCAGGCTGCTGGAGCGGCTCAGTCCGGGCTCCACGGAGAAA ATTTACCAAGAACCAAAGAACGACGGCGAGTGCTTGAGCAACATAAAGGAGTTTCTCAAAGGCTGCACATCGTTCCGCGTCGAG CCATTCGAGGCCAGTGACCTGCTGCTGGGACTCAACTTCTCAAAGGTGCTGAGCAGTCTGGTTACGCTGAACAAAGTGACTGCAG ATATCGGCGTGGGCAGCGATTCGGTGTGTGCCCGACACTCTTCAGCCCACCGCATCAAGTCGTTTGAGTCACTGTCTTCTCAGGCTTCACTGGGCCGATCCTCCAAGCTGCTGCAGAACCAGTTCCGCAGTCTG GACATGTCAGAAAACAGtggacagcagctgctggtgagGGCACGTTTCAACTTCCAGCAGACCAACGAGGATGAGCTCACCTTTGACAAGGGGGACCTGATCGGTGTGTCTCGTCAGGAGGATGGCGGCTGGTGGGAGGGGACGCTCAATGGCAAGACCGGGTGGTTTCCTAGCAACTATGTCCGTGAGGTCAAAGGCTCTG ACAAGCAAGTGTCTCCCAAGTCTGCTACTCTCAAGAGTCCACCGAAAGGCTTCGACACGTCTGCGATCAGCAAGACGTACTACAACTTG GTGTTGCAAAACATtttagaaacagagacagaatattCCAAGGACCTTCAGAGCCTCCTGACAAACTACCTGCGACCTCTTCAGTGCATTGACAA ACTGAGCTTCTCGGATGTGGCTCTCATTCTGGGAAACCTGGAGGAGATCAGCACCTTCCAGCAGATGCTTGTCCAATCACTGGAGGAGTGCACCAA GCTTCCAGAAAGCCAGCAGAGGGTCGGGAGCTTCTTCCTCAACCTCATGCCACAGATGAAAGCTCTGTATGTCAGTTACTGCTCCAACCACCCATGTGCAGTAAATGTGCTCACCCAGCACAG TGAGGTGTTGGGGGAGTTCATGGAGGGGAGAGGTGCAGTCACTCCAGGGATCCTCACTCTGACCACAGGCCTCAGTAAACCCTTCATGAGAATTGACAAATACCCCAACTTACTCAAAGAACTGGAGAGGCACATGGAG gAGTCTTCTCCCGACAGGCCAGACATTCAGAAGTGCATGGCGTCTTTCAAGAATCTCTCT GCTCAGTGCCAGGAGGTGCGGAAGCGCaaggagctggagctgcagaTTCTCACTGAGACCATCCGGCTGTGGGAGGGGGATGACATCAAGACCCTGGGCTCTGTGCTCTACATGAGTCAGGTCTTAGTCCAAAGTCCTGGCTCTGAG GAGAAGAATGAGCGTTACCTCATGCTCTTCCCTCATGTGCTCCTCATGTTGTCTGCCAGCCCCAGGATGAGTGGCTTCATattccag GGAAAACTGCCTCTGACCAGTATGACCGTGAACAAACTAGATGACTGTGAAGCCCACAAAAATGCTTTTGAGCTCAATG GCCCCCTGTTTGACCGTCTCCATGTGGCGTGCAACAACCAGCAGGACCTGCATGACTGGGTGGAACACCTGACCAGACAGATCAAACACACCACAGCTACAGCACCCAGCCACAAACCCCTCACTGTTCCCTGCCACACG CTCCCATCTCACCCCCTAACTCCATCCCGTCATGCCGAGAGCAGGGCCATGACCGTGGCCCCCACCTACCACACCTTGCCTCACCCCTCCTCCCATGGAACATCCCTCAGCACCATGATGTGGGGTCCACTGGAACCACCCAACACCCCAAAACCCTGGAGCCTAAGCTGCTTACGACCCGCACCCCCACTACGGCCCTCTGCCGCCCTCTGCTATAAGGAG GATCTTAGTAAAAGTCCTAAGAGTGTGAAGAAACTCCTTCCCAAACGAAAGCCTGAGAGAAAACAGTCGGAGGAGGAATTTGCTTTGAGGAAGA GTACAGCTGCTCTGGAAGAAGATGCCCAGATTCTCAAAGTCATTGAGGCGTACTGCACCAGTGCCAAAACCAGGCAGACTCTGAACTCCa CCTGGCAGGGCACTGACCTGATGCACAACCACGTCCTGGCCGACGCTGACCGGTCCTGTGCGGACTCGTCGGGCCGCCGTAGCAGCGTCTCGCGGCCAGAACTGTCCTCTGACCTTTCGGAGGACTCTGACTATGACTCCATCTGGACCACCCACAGTTACAGGATGGGCTCGGTGCCGCGCAAGAGCTGCATCTCTCACCAGAACTGA